A single Providencia manganoxydans DNA region contains:
- the gshA gene encoding glutamate--cysteine ligase yields MIPDVSKALSWLEAHPEALNGIQRGIERETLRVTPKGSIAETLHSEELGKALTHKWITTDFAEPLLEFITPVDKSIGHSLAFLRDLHRYTARHLHNERMWPLSMPCFIENEEKITLAQYGASNIGRFKNLYREGLKHRYGALMQTIAGVHYNFSLPIEFWQAWAGVKDAESGKAQISDGYLRLIRNYYRFGWVIPYLFGASPAICGSFLKDRNTKLTFDKTEKGTYYLPYATSLRMSDLGYTNKSQSDLNITFNDLDSYVAGLKKAIYKPSEEFAALGTKKDGKYIQLNTNVLQIENELYAPIRPKRVPKGDESPSDALLRGGIEYIEVRALDINPFNAIGVDETQTRFLDLFLIWCVLADAPEMDTQELDCSRKNWSRVILEGRKPGQVIGIGCGSEMKPLVEVGQQLFKDLIRVAEVLDTCCDAKYQEVCHQFVSMFEDPKLTYSALVMDKMLEQGIGGYGLELAEKYYQELISEPYEVITEEQFEAARVASIEKQAMIEKEETESFEDYLHKHAGR; encoded by the coding sequence TTGATCCCGGACGTATCTAAAGCGCTCTCATGGTTAGAGGCGCACCCTGAAGCACTGAATGGCATTCAGCGTGGTATTGAGCGTGAAACATTACGTGTTACTCCGAAAGGTTCTATTGCTGAAACTTTGCATTCGGAAGAATTGGGGAAAGCTTTAACACATAAATGGATCACGACAGATTTTGCTGAGCCCCTACTTGAGTTCATTACTCCTGTGGATAAAAGTATTGGACATAGTTTGGCTTTTCTTAGGGATTTGCACCGATATACAGCGCGTCATCTTCATAATGAAAGAATGTGGCCATTAAGCATGCCTTGTTTCATTGAAAATGAAGAGAAGATCACACTTGCACAGTATGGGGCATCGAATATTGGCCGCTTCAAAAATTTATATCGTGAAGGGTTAAAACACCGTTATGGTGCATTGATGCAGACTATTGCTGGTGTTCATTATAACTTCTCTTTGCCAATTGAGTTTTGGCAAGCGTGGGCGGGTGTTAAAGATGCTGAAAGTGGTAAAGCGCAAATCTCTGATGGTTATTTACGCCTAATCAGAAACTATTATCGTTTTGGTTGGGTTATCCCTTACTTATTTGGCGCTTCCCCTGCGATTTGTGGTTCATTCCTTAAGGATAGAAACACTAAATTAACTTTTGATAAGACTGAAAAAGGAACCTATTACTTACCGTATGCAACTTCATTACGAATGAGTGATTTAGGCTACACAAATAAGTCTCAGAGCGATTTAAACATCACGTTTAATGATTTAGATAGCTACGTAGCAGGTTTAAAGAAAGCGATTTACAAGCCGTCTGAGGAGTTTGCAGCGCTAGGGACTAAAAAAGACGGTAAATATATTCAGTTGAATACTAACGTGCTGCAAATTGAAAATGAATTGTATGCGCCTATCCGCCCGAAACGTGTGCCTAAAGGTGACGAATCACCGTCAGATGCGTTATTGCGTGGTGGTATCGAATACATTGAAGTTCGTGCTTTAGACATCAACCCTTTTAATGCGATTGGTGTTGATGAAACCCAGACTCGTTTCCTTGATCTATTTTTGATTTGGTGTGTGCTAGCTGATGCACCAGAAATGGATACTCAAGAATTAGACTGTAGCCGTAAAAACTGGAGTCGAGTGATCCTTGAGGGGCGTAAACCAGGCCAAGTCATTGGTATTGGCTGTGGTAGTGAAATGAAGCCTCTTGTTGAGGTGGGGCAGCAATTATTTAAGGATCTGATCCGTGTTGCTGAAGTGCTTGATACTTGTTGTGATGCTAAGTATCAAGAGGTATGCCATCAGTTTGTTTCAATGTTTGAAGATCCAAAATTAACCTACTCGGCGCTAGTTATGGATAAAATGCTTGAGCAAGGTATTGGTGGTTATGGTTTAGAGCTGGCAGAAAAATACTATCAAGAGCTAATTAGTGAACCTTATGAAGTGATCACTGAAGAGCAGTTTGAAGCCGCTCGGGTAGCTTCCATTGAAAAACAAGCTATGATTGAAAAAGAAGAGACTGAGAGTTTTGAAGATTACTTGCATAAGCACGCAGGTCGTTAA
- the luxS gene encoding S-ribosylhomocysteine lyase, whose protein sequence is MPLLDSFTVDHTRMAAPAVRVAKTMKTPNGDTITVFDLRFTVPNKEAMTEKGTHTLEHLFAGFMRNHLNGNGVEIIDISPMGCRTGFYMSLIGQPDEQRVADAWKGAMQDVLKVQDQNKIPELNVYQCGTFKMHSLEEAQQIARNVLSSEILINKNEELALPAEKLTELHI, encoded by the coding sequence ATGCCGTTATTAGACAGTTTTACTGTAGATCACACGCGTATGGCTGCGCCTGCCGTCCGAGTCGCAAAAACCATGAAAACTCCAAATGGGGATACGATCACTGTATTCGATTTGCGCTTCACTGTGCCTAACAAAGAGGCTATGACGGAAAAAGGCACTCATACTCTTGAGCACTTATTTGCAGGTTTCATGCGTAACCATCTGAATGGCAATGGTGTCGAAATTATTGATATCTCGCCAATGGGCTGCCGTACAGGCTTTTATATGAGTTTGATTGGTCAACCTGATGAGCAGCGTGTTGCAGATGCATGGAAAGGTGCGATGCAAGATGTGTTAAAAGTGCAAGATCAAAATAAGATCCCTGAGCTAAATGTTTATCAGTGTGGAACATTTAAAATGCATTCATTGGAAGAAGCACAACAAATCGCTCGCAATGTATTGTCATCTGAGATCCTTATTAATAAAAATGAGGAGCTTGCATTACCAGCCGAAAAATTGACTGAGCTACATATCTAG
- a CDS encoding CNNM domain-containing protein, translating to MDHVSTGTLIIILVVLIVMSAYFSASETGMMTLNRYRLKHLAKQGNRSAKRVEKLLRHPDKLISLILIGNNLINIVASSLATIIGMRLYGNAGVAIATGILTFVILVFAEVMPKTIAALYPEKIAFPSSYILKPLQKIMLPVVWTFNKITLLFMRICGIKSPIIRSDAVSKEELRTIVNESKAKLSRRNQDMLISILDLEKVTVGDIMLPRNEIVGIDVNDDWKSIIRQLTHSPHGRIVLYRDSLDDAIGILRVREAYRMMMEKREFNKQNLIKAADNIYFIPNSTPLSIQLINFQHNKEKIGIIVDEYGEIQGLITVEDILEEIVGDFTTSMSPSLAEEVLPQSDGSVLVDGTANIRDLNKAFDWHLPIDGPRTINGMVLEAIGDIPELQEQIVIGNYLVEVLLISDNIIKQVKITPLATTASVMTQQ from the coding sequence TTGGATCACGTATCTACTGGTACGCTTATCATTATATTAGTGGTTTTGATCGTGATGTCTGCGTATTTTTCAGCCTCAGAAACAGGCATGATGACGCTAAATCGCTATCGCCTAAAGCACCTCGCCAAACAAGGTAATCGCTCAGCTAAACGTGTTGAAAAGTTACTTAGGCATCCCGATAAACTCATCAGCTTAATTTTGATCGGCAATAACTTGATCAACATAGTTGCTTCATCACTCGCGACCATTATCGGTATGCGTTTGTATGGTAACGCAGGTGTCGCTATTGCTACTGGTATTTTGACCTTTGTGATACTCGTTTTCGCTGAAGTTATGCCTAAAACCATAGCTGCCCTGTACCCAGAAAAAATTGCTTTTCCTAGTAGTTATATTTTAAAACCACTACAAAAAATCATGCTCCCAGTGGTTTGGACCTTCAACAAAATCACATTATTATTTATGCGGATATGCGGTATAAAATCCCCGATTATTCGTAGCGACGCGGTAAGTAAAGAAGAGCTGAGAACTATCGTTAATGAATCAAAAGCCAAGCTCAGCCGCCGCAACCAAGACATGCTAATTTCCATATTGGATCTTGAGAAAGTCACCGTGGGTGACATTATGTTGCCAAGAAATGAAATTGTCGGCATAGATGTCAATGATGACTGGAAGTCTATCATTCGCCAGCTAACACACTCACCACACGGTCGCATCGTGCTCTATCGTGACTCTCTTGATGATGCTATTGGTATTTTACGTGTACGCGAAGCCTATCGCATGATGATGGAAAAACGCGAATTCAATAAACAGAACCTAATTAAGGCTGCTGATAATATTTATTTTATTCCTAACAGCACGCCGTTAAGTATCCAACTAATTAATTTCCAACACAATAAAGAAAAAATTGGCATCATCGTTGATGAATATGGCGAGATCCAAGGCCTAATTACTGTTGAGGATATTTTAGAAGAAATTGTCGGTGACTTTACGACTTCAATGTCACCCTCATTAGCGGAAGAAGTTTTACCACAAAGCGACGGTAGCGTTTTAGTTGATGGTACAGCAAATATTCGTGACCTGAATAAAGCGTTTGATTGGCACCTACCAATTGATGGCCCAAGAACCATAAATGGTATGGTATTAGAAGCTATTGGCGATATTCCTGAGTTACAAGAGCAAATTGTGATTGGTAATTATTTAGTGGAAGTATTGCTGATCAGCGACAACATCATTAAGCAAGTTAAAATTACCCCTCTTGCAACAACCGCTTCTGTTATGACACAACAATAA
- a CDS encoding cytochrome C assembly family protein yields the protein MPVFAVIAVCTYLLSLSLIVPGQVRKQPMYRQLALLLAVIALITHAITLKLLIFRGDGGQNLTLLNLGSAVSLLMCIIMTVVAYKGRAWYLTPIVYSFAIINLMLSTIMPGEFITHLEASVPLFIHIGLALLSYATLLIAALYAFQVALIDYQLKNKTLKFSSDMPPMMVVERKMFHITQVGVILLTLTLCTGFIYMDNIFDKENIHKSVLSVIAWFVYIILLWGHFQGGWRGKRVLFFHVAGALILTMAFFGNRLIQQVMVP from the coding sequence ATGCCCGTATTTGCAGTCATAGCAGTTTGTACATACCTGCTCAGCCTGTCTCTGATTGTTCCTGGTCAGGTTCGTAAGCAGCCTATGTATCGCCAGCTCGCCCTTTTATTGGCAGTTATTGCACTGATCACACATGCAATAACGCTAAAGTTACTTATTTTTCGTGGAGATGGAGGGCAAAACCTCACATTATTGAATTTGGGTTCCGCAGTCAGCTTGCTGATGTGTATCATTATGACTGTCGTAGCATACAAAGGTAGGGCTTGGTACCTTACTCCTATTGTCTATAGCTTTGCGATTATTAATTTAATGCTTTCGACAATTATGCCCGGTGAATTTATTACACACTTAGAAGCTAGCGTTCCTTTATTTATCCATATTGGGTTAGCTTTACTCAGTTATGCAACACTATTAATCGCTGCGCTTTATGCCTTCCAAGTTGCCTTGATTGATTACCAATTAAAAAATAAAACACTCAAGTTCAGTTCTGATATGCCTCCCATGATGGTGGTTGAACGCAAAATGTTCCATATCACACAAGTCGGTGTCATTCTGCTCACCTTAACCTTATGCACTGGCTTTATTTATATGGATAATATCTTTGATAAAGAAAACATTCATAAGTCTGTGTTATCTGTTATTGCTTGGTTCGTTTATATTATTTTACTGTGGGGTCACTTCCAAGGCGGATGGAGAGGTAAACGAGTTCTATTTTTCCATGTTGCTGGGGCATTAATTCTTACAATGGCTTTTTTCGGTAATCGGTTGATACAGCAAGTTATGGTACCTTAA
- the ffh gene encoding signal recognition particle protein — MFDNLTDRLSRTLRNISGRGRLTDDNIKDTLREVRMALLEADVALPVVREFIQKVKDSAVGQDVNKSLTPGQEFIKIVQNELTNAMGEENHQLNLSAQPPAVVLMAGLQGAGKTTSVAKLGKHLKEKQKKKVLVVSADVYRPAAIKQLETLAQSVGIDFFPSDAQEKPAAIVQKALKHAQLQFYDVLLVDTAGRLHVDEAMMDEIKEVHRIINPVETLFVVDAMTGQDAANTAKAFNEALPLTGVVLTKVDGDARGGAALSIRAITGKPIKFLGVGEKTDALEPFHPERVASRILGMGDVLSLIEEIEHKVDRDEAEKLAKKLKTGDSFDLNDFLNQLKQMRNMGGMASMMSKIPGMSQVPDAVKSQMDDKITIRMEAIINSMTRKEREKPEIIKGSRKRRIAAGSGTNVQEVNRLLKQFDDMQRMMKKMKKGGLAKMMRGMKGMMPPGFPGR, encoded by the coding sequence ATGTTTGATAATTTAACTGACAGACTATCGCGCACTTTGCGCAACATCAGCGGGCGTGGTCGTCTGACTGACGATAATATTAAAGATACACTGCGTGAAGTTCGCATGGCTTTGCTGGAAGCAGACGTTGCTTTGCCCGTTGTCCGTGAATTTATTCAAAAAGTAAAAGACAGTGCCGTTGGCCAAGATGTCAATAAAAGTTTAACCCCGGGCCAAGAGTTCATCAAAATTGTTCAAAATGAACTCACAAATGCGATGGGGGAAGAGAACCATCAGTTAAATCTTTCTGCACAACCGCCTGCGGTTGTGCTTATGGCTGGTTTACAAGGTGCGGGTAAAACAACCAGTGTCGCTAAGCTAGGTAAACATTTAAAAGAGAAACAAAAGAAAAAAGTTTTAGTTGTTTCAGCTGACGTCTATCGCCCTGCGGCGATCAAACAGCTAGAGACATTAGCGCAGTCAGTTGGAATTGATTTCTTCCCATCTGATGCACAAGAAAAGCCTGCTGCTATCGTACAAAAAGCCTTAAAACATGCCCAATTGCAGTTTTATGATGTATTGCTGGTGGATACCGCGGGTCGCTTACACGTCGATGAAGCTATGATGGATGAAATTAAAGAAGTCCATCGTATTATCAATCCTGTCGAAACTCTGTTTGTTGTTGATGCAATGACGGGGCAGGATGCGGCGAATACAGCAAAAGCCTTTAATGAAGCCCTACCTTTAACTGGGGTCGTGCTGACTAAAGTGGATGGTGATGCACGCGGTGGTGCGGCTTTATCCATTCGTGCAATTACTGGTAAACCTATCAAGTTCTTAGGGGTAGGGGAAAAAACCGATGCACTGGAGCCATTCCACCCTGAGCGTGTAGCTTCACGTATTTTAGGCATGGGCGACGTATTATCGCTGATTGAAGAGATTGAACATAAAGTTGACCGTGACGAAGCGGAAAAACTGGCGAAAAAACTCAAAACGGGTGATAGTTTTGATTTAAATGATTTTCTCAATCAATTAAAGCAAATGCGCAACATGGGTGGCATGGCCAGTATGATGAGTAAGATCCCTGGTATGTCACAAGTTCCTGATGCTGTTAAGTCTCAGATGGATGATAAAATCACCATTCGTATGGAGGCGATTATCAACTCAATGACGCGCAAAGAACGAGAAAAACCTGAGATTATCAAAGGGTCTCGTAAGCGTCGTATTGCAGCGGGTTCAGGAACTAACGTGCAAGAAGTTAACCGTCTTTTGAAGCAGTTTGATGATATGCAACGCATGATGAAGAAGATGAAAAAAGGCGGTCTTGCTAAGATGATGCGTGGTATGAAAGGAATGATGCCACCGGGTTTTCCGGGGCGTTAA
- the rpsP gene encoding 30S ribosomal protein S16, whose protein sequence is MVTIRLSRGGAKKRPFYQIVVTDSRNARDGRFIERIGFFNPIASGQAEELRLDLDRIEHWVGLGATVSDRVAQLVKQAKKAA, encoded by the coding sequence ATGGTAACAATTCGTTTATCTCGTGGCGGCGCAAAAAAGCGTCCGTTCTACCAAATCGTTGTAACCGATAGCCGCAATGCGCGTGACGGTCGTTTTATCGAGCGTATCGGTTTCTTCAACCCAATCGCTTCAGGTCAAGCAGAAGAACTGCGTTTAGACTTAGATCGTATCGAGCACTGGGTTGGCCTGGGTGCAACTGTTTCTGACCGTGTTGCACAACTGGTCAAACAAGCTAAAAAAGCAGCTTAA
- the rimM gene encoding ribosome maturation factor RimM (Essential for efficient processing of 16S rRNA), translating to MSKQVNLATPTNPIVLGKLGAAYGIRGWLKVFSSTEHAESIFDYQPWFIQRSGQWQHIELEDWKHHNKDIIVKLKGVDDRDEAALLTNFEIVVDSTQLPELDNNEYYWKDLMGCHVVTLQGYDLGTITDMMETGSNDVIVIKANLKDAFGIKERLVPFLDGQVIKKVDLKSKLIEVDWDPGF from the coding sequence ATGAGCAAGCAAGTAAATCTAGCGACACCTACTAATCCAATTGTTTTGGGTAAACTAGGCGCAGCATATGGAATTCGTGGTTGGCTCAAAGTTTTTTCGTCCACCGAACATGCTGAAAGTATTTTTGATTATCAACCTTGGTTTATTCAGCGTTCTGGTCAATGGCAACACATCGAACTGGAAGATTGGAAACACCACAACAAAGACATTATTGTTAAGCTCAAAGGGGTCGATGACCGCGATGAAGCTGCGCTCTTGACTAATTTTGAGATTGTTGTTGATTCAACGCAACTCCCTGAATTAGATAACAACGAGTACTACTGGAAAGACCTTATGGGTTGTCATGTAGTGACGTTGCAAGGGTACGACCTTGGTACCATCACTGATATGATGGAAACTGGGTCAAATGATGTGATTGTGATAAAGGCAAATCTAAAAGATGCATTTGGCATCAAGGAGCGGTTGGTTCCGTTTCTTGATGGGCAGGTTATCAAGAAAGTCGATCTCAAATCTAAACTGATTGAAGTTGATTGGGATCCTGGTTTTTAA
- the trmD gene encoding tRNA (guanosine(37)-N1)-methyltransferase TrmD, which translates to MWIGVISLFPEMFRAITEYGVTSRAVKNGLMSVECWNPRDFTHDRHKTVDDRPYGGGPGMLMMVQPLKDAINAAKAEAGEGAKVIYLSPQGRKLSQDGVCELATNKKLILVCGRYEGIDERIIQTEIDEEWSIGDYVLSGGELPAMVLIDSVSRFIPGVLGHQASAQEDSFADGLLDCPHYTRPEVLDGMQVPDVLLSGNHAKIDSWRMKQSLGRTWLRRPELLESLALTDEQRMLLAEFQREYQLEQ; encoded by the coding sequence ATGTGGATTGGTGTAATTAGCCTGTTTCCCGAAATGTTCCGCGCAATAACCGAGTACGGGGTAACTAGTCGGGCAGTGAAAAATGGCCTGATGTCTGTTGAATGCTGGAATCCGCGGGACTTTACCCACGATAGGCATAAAACAGTGGATGATCGTCCTTATGGCGGTGGTCCAGGCATGCTGATGATGGTGCAACCTTTAAAGGATGCTATCAACGCAGCAAAAGCTGAGGCGGGTGAAGGCGCGAAAGTGATTTATCTGTCACCTCAGGGGCGCAAACTCAGTCAAGACGGTGTTTGTGAGTTGGCAACGAATAAGAAGTTAATTCTTGTTTGTGGTCGATATGAAGGTATTGATGAACGGATCATTCAAACCGAAATTGACGAAGAATGGTCAATCGGTGATTACGTTCTCAGTGGTGGGGAACTCCCTGCTATGGTGTTGATAGATTCTGTATCTCGGTTTATACCTGGGGTGCTAGGTCATCAAGCTTCTGCGCAAGAAGACTCTTTTGCAGATGGTTTGTTAGATTGTCCACACTATACTCGCCCTGAAGTTTTAGACGGCATGCAAGTACCTGATGTTTTACTATCAGGTAATCATGCAAAGATAGATAGCTGGCGCATGAAGCAATCACTTGGCCGTACCTGGCTTAGAAGACCTGAGCTTCTGGAAAGCCTAGCTCTGACTGACGAGCAGAGGATGTTGCTAGCTGAATTTCAACGTGAATATCAGCTTGAGCAATAA
- the rplS gene encoding 50S ribosomal protein L19, protein MSNIIKQLEQEQMKQDVPSFRQGDTVEVKVWVVEGSKKRLQAFEGVVIAIRNRGLHSAFTVRKISNGEGVERVFQTHSPVVDSIAVKRRGAVRRAKLYYLRERSGKAARIKERLNAK, encoded by the coding sequence ATGAGCAACATTATTAAACAACTTGAACAAGAGCAGATGAAGCAGGACGTACCTTCATTCCGTCAGGGTGATACTGTGGAAGTTAAGGTATGGGTCGTAGAAGGCTCTAAAAAACGTCTGCAGGCATTTGAGGGCGTGGTTATCGCTATTCGTAACCGCGGTCTGCACTCTGCATTCACTGTTCGTAAAATTTCTAACGGCGAAGGTGTTGAGCGCGTATTCCAAACTCACTCTCCAGTCGTAGATAGCATCGCTGTTAAACGTCGTGGTGCCGTTCGCAGAGCTAAACTGTACTACCTGCGTGAGCGTTCTGGTAAGGCAGCTCGTATTAAAGAGCGTCTGAACGCCAAGTAA
- a CDS encoding 3-deoxy-7-phosphoheptulonate synthase: MIMQKDVLNNVNIHDEQVLITPEALKQKFPLSNNNLHAIAASRKTIADIIHQRDPRLLVVCGPCSIHDVDAAIEYGQRLQKLAAELNDSLYIVMRVYFEKPRTTVGWKGLISDPAMDGSFDMETGLHIARDLLTNLVNMGLPLATEALDPNNPQYLGDLFSWSAIGARTTESQTHREMASGLSMPVGFKNGTDGSLSTAINAMKAASMPHRFMGINQSGQVSLLHTKGNDNGHVILRGGKTPNYSAEDIAACEAEMKKAGLEPSLMVDCSHGNSNKDYRRQPLVVDSIIEQITNGNQSITGIMLESHLHEGNQTSEQPRDAMKYGVSVTDACIDWETTEVVLRKLHQALLPVLEERAEKFEIAS, from the coding sequence ATGATCATGCAAAAAGATGTACTCAATAATGTGAATATTCATGATGAACAGGTTTTAATTACACCTGAAGCTCTGAAACAGAAGTTTCCTCTGAGTAACAATAACCTGCATGCTATCGCGGCCTCACGTAAAACTATTGCTGATATTATTCATCAGCGTGACCCGCGCTTGCTCGTGGTATGTGGTCCTTGTTCTATTCATGATGTTGATGCGGCGATTGAATACGGTCAGCGTCTACAAAAACTTGCAGCTGAGCTGAATGACAGTTTATATATTGTGATGCGTGTTTATTTTGAAAAACCTCGTACAACCGTGGGTTGGAAAGGACTAATCAGCGATCCTGCGATGGATGGCTCATTTGATATGGAAACAGGCCTACATATTGCTCGTGATTTATTGACCAACTTGGTGAATATGGGGCTACCTTTGGCAACTGAGGCTTTAGATCCAAATAATCCACAATACTTAGGGGATCTATTTAGCTGGTCTGCAATCGGTGCAAGAACAACTGAATCACAAACTCACCGTGAGATGGCTTCAGGTTTATCAATGCCTGTTGGATTTAAAAATGGTACTGATGGTAGCTTATCTACTGCTATCAATGCGATGAAAGCTGCATCAATGCCACACAGATTTATGGGCATCAATCAGTCTGGCCAAGTTAGCTTGCTGCATACTAAAGGTAATGATAACGGGCACGTGATTTTACGTGGTGGTAAAACACCAAATTACAGCGCTGAAGATATTGCCGCTTGTGAAGCTGAAATGAAAAAAGCGGGGCTTGAACCGTCATTAATGGTGGATTGTAGCCACGGTAATTCAAATAAAGACTACCGTCGTCAGCCATTAGTTGTTGATTCAATCATTGAACAAATTACTAATGGAAATCAGTCAATAACGGGTATTATGTTAGAAAGCCATTTACATGAAGGTAATCAAACATCAGAACAACCACGTGATGCGATGAAATATGGTGTATCAGTCACTGATGCTTGCATTGATTGGGAAACAACAGAAGTGGTACTGCGCAAACTTCATCAAGCGTTATTACCTGTGCTTGAAGAGCGCGCAGAAAAATTTGAAATTGCGAGTTAA
- the tyrA gene encoding bifunctional chorismate mutase/prephenate dehydrogenase produces the protein MSVELSHLRDQIDEVDKSLLDLLAKRLQLVAEVGEVKSQHGLPIYVPERESSMLAARRQEAERMGIPADLIEDILRRIMRESYARENDKGFKTLKPDAGPIVIVGGDGKMGRLFNRLLTLSGYQVKTLGEQDWPQATSIVSGASVVIVSVPIHTTVEIIHKLPKLDKETILIDIASVKRQPLEAMLAVHEGPVLGLHPMFGPDVGSVAKQVFAFCDGRDSGAYQWFLEQLQVWGARLKKITANDHDRNMSFIQALRHFTTFTYGQNLAEEHVDLQQLLDLSSPIYRLELAMVGRLFAQDPQLYADIIMSSDENIELIRRYYQLFGESIEMLERKDKAEFIQQFNKVSEWFGEDAHHFMKESQSLLQRANDNRK, from the coding sequence ATGTCTGTTGAATTATCTCATCTGAGAGATCAAATTGATGAAGTTGATAAATCATTATTAGATTTATTGGCTAAACGCTTACAGCTGGTAGCCGAAGTCGGTGAAGTTAAGAGTCAACATGGTTTACCGATTTATGTGCCTGAGCGGGAGTCAAGTATGTTGGCTGCCCGCCGCCAAGAGGCTGAGCGAATGGGGATCCCTGCTGATTTAATTGAAGATATACTTCGTCGTATTATGCGAGAATCCTACGCTCGTGAAAATGACAAAGGTTTTAAAACGCTAAAGCCAGATGCCGGCCCAATTGTGATTGTAGGTGGTGACGGTAAAATGGGGCGGTTATTTAACCGCTTACTAACGTTGTCAGGCTACCAAGTAAAAACATTAGGTGAGCAAGATTGGCCTCAAGCCACCTCTATTGTATCGGGTGCAAGCGTTGTCATTGTCAGTGTGCCAATACATACAACGGTAGAAATTATTCATAAGCTACCTAAATTAGATAAAGAAACGATCCTTATTGATATCGCATCAGTGAAGCGTCAGCCTCTTGAAGCGATGCTTGCGGTACATGAAGGTCCTGTCCTTGGTTTACACCCTATGTTTGGTCCTGATGTTGGTAGTGTTGCAAAACAAGTGTTTGCATTTTGCGACGGAAGAGATAGTGGTGCTTATCAGTGGTTTCTTGAACAGCTACAGGTTTGGGGGGCTCGCTTGAAAAAAATTACTGCGAACGACCACGATCGCAATATGAGCTTTATTCAGGCATTACGCCATTTCACCACCTTTACCTATGGTCAAAATTTAGCGGAGGAGCATGTAGATCTCCAGCAGTTGCTGGATCTATCATCTCCAATCTATCGTTTAGAGCTGGCTATGGTTGGGCGCTTATTTGCCCAAGATCCGCAGTTGTATGCGGATATTATTATGTCATCAGATGAAAATATTGAATTGATCCGCCGTTACTATCAATTATTTGGCGAATCGATTGAAATGCTGGAACGCAAGGATAAAGCTGAATTTATACAGCAATTTAATAAAGTCAGTGAGTGGTTTGGTGAAGATGCTCACCACTTCATGAAGGAAAGTCAGTCTCTATTGCAAAGAGCTAACGATAATCGTAAATAA